A window from Chryseobacterium vaccae encodes these proteins:
- a CDS encoding ArsR/SmtB family transcription factor: MNLRRDVFQAIADPTRRSILMLVASQSMTAGAIASNFDTARPTVSKHLQILTECELLRSEQNGREIIYHLNPNKMKEIADFIEPFRKMWDEKFNKLESVMKAYQNMNNKR, translated from the coding sequence ATGAATTTAAGAAGAGATGTATTTCAGGCCATCGCAGACCCTACCAGAAGATCCATATTGATGCTGGTAGCTTCTCAATCCATGACTGCCGGAGCCATTGCATCCAATTTCGATACCGCAAGACCTACCGTTTCCAAACACCTTCAGATCCTTACAGAATGTGAACTGCTGAGATCAGAGCAAAACGGCCGTGAAATTATTTATCACCTCAATCCTAATAAAATGAAAGAAATTGCCGATTTCATAGAGCCATTCCGCAAAATGTGGGATGAGAAATTCAATAAACTGGAAAGTGTGATGAAGGCATACCAGAACATGAATAATAAGAGATAA
- a CDS encoding SRPBCC family protein, whose product MELKTKIHAEDGKQEIFIIREFDLPVELLFKAYTEAELFEQWMGTKVTKFENKQHGSYRFETLNPQGHVVFSANGTIHDIVQNEKIIRTFQMENTPFPVQFEFLEFEKLTDITSKITIQTIYKSVDFRDQHLKMPFAQGINMAHNRLQDMFK is encoded by the coding sequence ATGGAACTCAAAACAAAAATCCACGCAGAAGACGGAAAACAGGAAATATTCATCATCAGAGAATTTGATCTTCCTGTAGAACTCCTTTTCAAAGCCTATACAGAAGCTGAGCTGTTCGAGCAATGGATGGGTACAAAAGTGACAAAATTTGAAAATAAACAGCATGGAAGCTATCGTTTCGAAACCTTAAATCCTCAGGGTCATGTAGTGTTCAGTGCCAATGGAACCATTCATGATATTGTTCAGAACGAGAAGATTATAAGAACTTTTCAGATGGAAAATACCCCTTTCCCTGTACAGTTCGAATTTTTAGAATTTGAAAAATTAACGGATATAACCAGTAAAATCACGATCCAGACTATTTATAAATCTGTAGACTTCAGAGATCAGCATCTGAAAATGCCATTCGCCCAGGGAATTAATATGGCGCATAATCGTTTACAGGACATGTTTAAATAA
- a CDS encoding YdeI/OmpD-associated family protein: MNPKVDFFFKNAGQWQKEFEKLRTIALSTELTEDLKWGCPCYTYKGKNIFLIHGFKEYCALLFFKGALMKDPDHILIQQSKNVQAARQIRFTEVQQIIDLEKELQAYMFEAVEIEESGAKVEMKKTKEFEMPQEFQDKLDEDPVLKDAFESLTPGRQRAYLLHFSSAKQSKTRETRIEKCIPQILDGKGLND, from the coding sequence ATGAATCCAAAAGTTGATTTTTTCTTCAAAAATGCCGGACAATGGCAAAAAGAATTTGAAAAATTAAGAACAATTGCCCTAAGCACCGAATTGACAGAAGATTTAAAATGGGGCTGTCCCTGTTATACCTACAAGGGAAAAAATATTTTCTTAATTCACGGATTTAAAGAATATTGTGCTCTACTCTTCTTTAAAGGTGCACTAATGAAAGATCCTGATCATATTTTAATCCAGCAAAGCAAAAATGTACAGGCTGCAAGGCAAATCCGCTTTACAGAAGTACAGCAAATCATTGATTTGGAAAAAGAACTTCAGGCTTATATGTTTGAAGCCGTTGAAATTGAAGAATCGGGAGCTAAAGTCGAAATGAAGAAAACTAAAGAATTTGAAATGCCTCAGGAATTTCAGGATAAACTGGATGAAGATCCTGTGCTGAAGGATGCTTTTGAATCCCTAACTCCGGGAAGGCAGAGAGCTTATCTACTCCACTTTTCTTCAGCCAAACAATCCAAAACCAGGGAAACAAGAATTGAAAAATGCATTCCTCAAATCCTAGACGGAAAAGGCCTTAATGACTAA
- a CDS encoding DoxX family protein, producing the protein METSVQSQKTKKIIYWIFTIWMSLGMVSTAIVQLMKNKDELANFTNLGYPTYLMSIIGICKLLGVIAVLIPKRLILKEWAYAGFIFVMAGAVASHLIVGDSVGRTFPAVLLLALVIISWYFRPANRKISVSNH; encoded by the coding sequence ATGGAAACATCAGTTCAATCACAAAAAACAAAAAAAATCATTTACTGGATCTTTACCATCTGGATGTCATTGGGAATGGTCTCAACGGCTATTGTCCAGCTTATGAAAAACAAAGATGAACTTGCCAATTTTACCAATCTGGGCTACCCTACTTATCTTATGAGCATTATCGGAATCTGTAAACTTCTCGGAGTTATTGCCGTTCTTATTCCTAAACGCTTAATTTTGAAAGAATGGGCTTATGCAGGGTTCATTTTTGTCATGGCAGGTGCTGTAGCCTCTCATCTTATTGTTGGAGATTCAGTTGGAAGAACTTTTCCTGCTGTCCTGTTACTTGCCTTAGTCATTATTTCCTGGTATTTTAGACCTGCCAACAGAAAGATTTCCGTAAGTAATCATTAA
- a CDS encoding DUF4256 domain-containing protein, with the protein MKKKTLTPEQTESLLTILKNRFEKNKSRHKDLIWEKIQTKLRANPEKLWSLNEMEETEGEPDVIGYDKKTDEYLFADCSPESPKRRSLCYDYPAWESRKANKPESNAIDKAAEMGIEILTEEQYRNLQELGKFDLKTSSWVKTPSHIRELGGAIFCDRRYNTVFMYHNGADSYYAARGFRGALTV; encoded by the coding sequence ATGAAAAAGAAAACATTAACCCCCGAACAAACTGAATCTCTTTTAACCATCCTGAAGAATCGTTTTGAGAAAAACAAGTCCCGTCATAAAGACCTTATATGGGAAAAAATACAGACAAAACTAAGGGCCAATCCTGAAAAACTATGGTCTTTAAACGAAATGGAAGAAACAGAAGGTGAACCGGATGTGATAGGATATGACAAAAAAACTGATGAATACCTGTTCGCAGATTGTTCCCCCGAAAGTCCGAAACGAAGAAGTCTCTGCTACGATTATCCAGCCTGGGAATCCAGAAAAGCCAATAAGCCGGAAAGTAACGCCATAGACAAAGCCGCTGAAATGGGCATCGAAATCCTCACCGAAGAACAATACCGAAACCTTCAGGAACTCGGAAAATTTGATCTGAAAACATCCAGCTGGGTAAAAACACCTTCTCATATCAGAGAACTAGGAGGAGCTATCTTCTGTGACCGCCGTTATAATACAGTTTTCATGTACCACAATGGTGCAGATTCCTACTATGCCGCACGGGGATTCAGAGGAGCGCTGACAGTATGA
- a CDS encoding phosphotransferase enzyme family protein, whose protein sequence is METIFPAVYSTLCPVALSSLISEKYGLKDVMCRLLVRGVGDTYLAETSENRFILRVYRASHRSLQQIEEEVTLLLALKQAGVSVSYPIKNISEEVILKINAAEGERCAVLFSYAPGQVVRMFSQEQLYTLGNEMARFHNVSSNIQLGNARWNFDFETTILMPLKNLQSVFTENPEDYFWLQNRVDQIHKKLTQIDASGFSKGYCHFDFLPKNFHFENNSVTFFDFDFMGYGWLVNDLMTFWQHLALDVYTGKMTAEAAKEAFDTFLKGYREFRSVSEQEVAMIPYLAFGFWLFYMNFHTTHDQFYVFSQPGHLKWYVGILKNVVENYWEKENSEFQKK, encoded by the coding sequence ATGGAAACTATTTTTCCTGCAGTTTATTCAACGCTTTGTCCAGTGGCACTTTCTTCATTGATCTCCGAAAAATATGGGTTGAAAGATGTTATGTGCAGATTATTGGTTCGCGGAGTAGGTGATACTTACCTGGCTGAAACCTCTGAAAATCGCTTTATACTCCGTGTTTATCGTGCTTCCCATCGGAGCTTGCAGCAGATAGAGGAGGAAGTGACATTATTACTGGCCTTAAAACAAGCTGGTGTATCTGTTTCATATCCTATAAAAAATATTTCAGAAGAAGTAATCCTGAAAATAAATGCAGCCGAGGGAGAAAGGTGTGCCGTATTATTTTCTTACGCTCCGGGACAGGTAGTAAGAATGTTTAGTCAAGAGCAGCTTTATACATTGGGAAATGAAATGGCTCGTTTTCATAATGTATCTTCCAATATTCAGTTGGGAAATGCCCGATGGAACTTTGATTTTGAAACGACCATTTTGATGCCCCTGAAAAATTTGCAATCTGTTTTTACAGAAAACCCTGAAGATTATTTCTGGTTACAGAATAGGGTAGATCAAATCCACAAAAAACTGACTCAGATTGATGCATCCGGATTTTCAAAAGGATACTGTCATTTTGATTTCCTTCCTAAAAACTTTCATTTTGAAAATAATTCAGTTACCTTTTTTGATTTTGATTTTATGGGCTATGGCTGGCTGGTCAATGATTTAATGACCTTCTGGCAGCACCTCGCTTTAGATGTATACACTGGAAAAATGACTGCTGAAGCAGCGAAGGAGGCATTTGATACTTTTTTAAAAGGTTATCGTGAATTCCGTTCTGTAAGTGAGCAGGAAGTGGCTATGATTCCTTATCTCGCTTTCGGATTCTGGCTTTTTTATATGAATTTTCATACCACGCATGATCAGTTCTATGTTTTCAGCCAGCCGGGACATCTTAAATGGTATGTAGGAATTTTGAAAAATGTGGTTGAAAATTATTGGGAGAAAGAAAATTCGGAATTTCAGAAAAAATAA